Below is a window of Watersipora subatra chromosome 11, tzWatSuba1.1, whole genome shotgun sequence DNA.
ATTGTGGTTAAATAAGCCATTGACAGCTTTAGAAGGTGCTGAGAATGGTGAGTTAAACACAGGTAGAATGACAGTAATTTAATTGGAaagtaaatacatacagtatgtagtAAACGGATTTAGAACAAAATTTTTGGGCATAACTGAATTGAAGCAGCTGAAATGACTGTCTGTTGTAAATGCGTTATGCGAGAGTGAACCCGAGCTTGTTACGGAGTGAAAAGATGGTTTTAATGACACAAGCAGCGTGTTAGAGTCCCAGTGTCAGAGTTAGAGTCCCAGTGTCAGAGTTAGAGTCCCAGTGTCAGAGTTAGAGTCCCAGTGTCAGAGTTAGAGTCCCAGTGTCAGAGTTAGAGTCCCAGTGTCAGAGTTAGAGTCCCAGTGTCAGAGTTAGAGTCCCAGTGTCAGAGTTAGAGTCCCAGTGTCAGAGTTAGAGTCCCAGTGTCAGACTTGTTTATTCAAGAATTAACAGCTGCTAAACCAGTTAGATTGTTTTTACCAAGGCCAATTACTGCTGAATCGACTTGCCATGTTTAAGATGGAAAGATAGATAGTGAAGAAGGGTGGTATAGGTTGAGAATATGGCCCTGCGGAGCTGATGAAAATAGATTGTTAAGTAGATAAAATGATGTGACAAAAAGATGCAGCAGAAACCACTAGAAATTTGACCGTCCAAAACATTTGTGAGGTGAAAAGCCTCATGGCATGATACGGAAGCCACGTTGTGGTTCAAGAAAAGTGTAGCTatggttgaggagtcattattGGCCTAACCATCAGGCTCTGGGCTAGACTGTAGTGACTTTAGTAAGGAGGATGGTGGTCGGAGTGGCTGCACTAAAACGGTAGGTAAATTTAGCGGTGGCACAAGGTCTGACTGAGCATAAGAACAGCCCAAGGAGACGACCATAACAGAGTTAGGCAACAGAGTCATTACATGTAGTGATGTGATTATGTGCATGTACAGTCAACTGGACTCATCGGTAGATGAGCCACTAAAAAAGgatcttttattttaaaaggaaaaagggcatgttgtattttGTAACTTTACAGTGAAAGTTATGTCATCAGCAAACTGAATAATTGGAGTTATATTATCAACTAATAGCACAATTAGAGGCAATCGAATAACTACAGGCCTATACTAGTAGGCAGTAACTAATCTGTCTGAACTAAAATTAAATCGTAAGAAAATCCTGAGCTAATCAAAAGAGCCAGTATGCTTCTTTCTACATGATgcgaaaaaaaacaaaagaccACAGCAGAGTTTTAGACTCGTGTGCACTGGTCCAAGGTCAATTCATTTTTACCAATTTGCTTGCTTTGCACTATACAGTATTGAAATCActaatctaaatatatatttctcagtctGTTTTCGGTACGTACAGTTTTAACTATTATtagaatcttggaataaagaatctgtaccaAAGAAAACTTGATCCCTGACCCTCCGGTTCACGAATCCAACGCTGTACCGGTTCAGCCACAGAGCTTGATAGACTAGCTATGCCTTATATAtcgctatatgagagcaaatatcATGACGCAGTCATGTTATTTGTGTCATGGCGTACTGTCTTTAAAAGCCCTAGCTATTATTACaacgcttactaaaattttccattgactatgtgccaggctaatagcaagtggcaggcgaCTATCATTACTTCTCAATTGtttaaaagctgatttttaatacccgtgcaacgccgggaagcacagctagtctttactataatacaaGCTGTGTTCATCTGTAGCCATGGTCAAagtgttaagaaaaaagattacgTCACACAGAAGATCAAACTCTGATATACCGTGTTGCAGCCAGGAGCGccaactgcaccactcaaccGCCTTGCcgaattgaagaataattacgtatatagctattacacctgatgatctctcatggcacaccagactgtcaGCGTGCTAGTTTCTATAAATAGAAGTTGATGCGCAACAACAAAtaatgagttgtcttctctcagaTGAGAATACTGTATTATGTGGCTAGCACAACATCAAATAATGAGTTATCCTTTCTCGCATAAGAAAGCTGCGCAATGTGGTTAACATCTCTGTAAATAGCAAATTTGGGAACACAAAATTAACACATGATTCAACAAAAGCTCACAGCATCAACACTCAAGTTTCAGTTTTATTCAAAATCGAGTTTACGCTCAACTTTGTGCAAGACTCTGTCTACTATTTGAAATTCATAAAATAAGTTTCACGTAAAAAATAATAGAATGCATATGGACAACATGAGTAAGCAATTCTAAACTTCTGATAGAATCAGCAATCAATGCATTTGATTGTGgcagatacatgtacaatatacacactctacTGTGTGgcagatacatgtataatatacacaTCCTACTGTGTGACAGATTGCAATAGCAAAAGTTTCCTTGATTTGTAAAAAGGAAAGTTAGCACGTCAGATATAGTTGATCGTGTACAAGTCAGCACATCAGAGATCGTTGATCGTGTACAAGTCAGCAAATCAGATATAGTTGATCATGTACAAGTCAGCACATCAGATATAGTTGATCGTGTACGAGTCAGCACATCAGATATAGTTGATCGTGTATGAGTCGGCACATCAGATATAGTTGATCGTGTACAAGTCAGCACATCAGATATAGTTGATCGTGTACGAGTCAGCACATCAGATATAGTTGATCGTGTACAAGTCAGCACATCAGATATAGTTGATCGTGTACGAGTCAGCACATCAGATATAGTTGATTGTGTATGAGTCGGCACATCAGATATAGTTGATCGTGTACAAGTCAGCACATCAGATATAGTTGATCGTGTACGAGTCAGCACATCAGATATAGTTGATCGTGTACAAGTCAGCACATCAGATATAGTTGATTGTGTACAAGTTAAGACAATTATTCTGCCAGGTCGACACGGCAATTTGGTCACCTTGTATGCTGACGTCTCCGATGAAAGAAGGGAGATCTGTTATTGTCCCAAGCCTCTCACCTAAATCGTAGAGggaataatttatatattagtataggACTTTTAATATGAATTCATTGAGAATTATAGAGCCGTAGGAAGCCCTGCACCGACTCTCCACGGCTAGCAGTCGAGTCCGGTCTATCAACTGTAAGTTATCAGACAGAATTTTAGTTGTTCCTTAACTCGCACTTGCTGAATGTTTACCAAGGTCGGTCGTGATGGTTCACGATGGTTCTTATTTGTGAAGAAATAAATAATAGATTCAGTAATAATAAATTGTCTAATCAAATGCGAGCTCTGGTTGTATCTGGCCAACCAAAGTGAGCCTGATCCAAACTGTTCAGATTCCAGCCAACTTACAGGTACGTGACCAAGACTAGCACTGACTTACAAGTACGTGACCACGACTAGCACTGACTTACAGGTACATGACCAAGACTAGCACCAACTAAATGGTACATACCCCAGACTAGCACCAACTAGCAGGTATGTGACCCACATTAGCACCAACTTAAAATAATAAAGGACTTGCCTTATAACAAACGCATTTAGTGTATGCTATAAGTGTATTGTTGGAGTCATTCGTAAGtcatccatagagttattattgTGTCAGTcatagtttaaaggttgacttgcaacaaaattcacattaccgttatttgatatgaaaagatacaccatgtcttactctgttgtgttgtaggtgcaaaatatgttgaaaggtgattacaagctcttaaaagctcaaaaacgaacaaaaaatcgcagccacacgagaccgctgtagtttggattccctttccaaaacggctcaaatgtgatgtagttgtgagagatggtttctatttacactttcttgcaaccttattcgtcgaaatattatcacaaatatacttcacgcattcaataaaactatgtctattgtccttacgcgtctgttttatcgtcattgtaatgctgtcacttttagcactggtatcttataacttaccgtaaaaaatcgttaaactttttaactttagctcgaatgagtacatatcattgtctgataatcatgacgagcctgttggtcacttgtgataatggaaaagtgctgcaaaaattatttgcgaagtattaggtcacatgatcagattacaacttgacgattgaataatgccgatacaaaactgtaaagtagcgagcatctatatttgatacggggttttcggtaaaacccgaagtgtttgtcataaactagtgctacgataagttttatattgaactttgtattggcctttcaattcacgtgagaacatacgtgacaagatgataaccaaaaTTCGAAaatgaagagattccaatctacggcggcttttcgtttttgagcttttaagagcttgtaatcacatttccacatatttggcatttacaacacaacagagtaagacatggtgaatcttttgataccaaataactgtaatgtgaattttgttgcaagtcaacctttttaATAAAAGCAGCATGTAGAGGATAACTTTAAACTTGTGAATTGGAGGATAACTCTAGGAGGATAAGTGAATGCTTATCGCGTGCGTATACAAGTATGGCTGCACAATCGGAGATTTATGGCTTGGTGGCTTtcttgtaataataatatttgtaaaatgttaTTTATGACTAATCTGCAATATGACAGCGGAGTAGCAAGTCTTCTTCAAAGGGCTCTTATTGCGCATGAGGAATAGCTGACTCACCAAATGAATTTACAGTTAAATCTTTGCGTAAGTTGAGGTCTGGCTGTACTTGTAATTCTATGAAGTTAGACTACTGCTAAAAATAAGCTAAATGACAGCTGGTGGActttatacaataaaaatagGATCGCCGCCGTGTTAAAAAGTTCATGGAAAATAAAAAGAGATCACAAACCTTGGGGAGAAATGATATACATTTTGGCCTTGTCATACGTGGGCGCCCAGAGTAGTCCGTTAGAGTCTAGAGTCACTCTATGTAAGTGATCTAAGTTTTTGCAGCTCCAGACTGTCTCAAACTCTATCCCCTGCAGACGGCACAAGCGCAGCTCATCTATCCGTACAACCGCTAAACTTCCATCAGGGAGAAAGAGAGAACGAGCTGGAGGGCTACCGTATTGTGAGTTTGTTAAACTTTCAGAAATATTATGGAGAATAATTTGCCTTTTGTGTGGCGCAAGGCTAGGAGAATAGGCGAGTATGAATTTATCACTCACCGTCATAGACGACAATCGTCCACTTGTGTTTGCATAGGAAAAAAGCTCACGCCTGCCTGACATGTCATGTTCAAACACGTCCACAATACACAAACTTGCGTGTTCATGCAAAACATACACATGGTCATTGCGCTCTACGATTGAGCTTACTCGACGCATAGGAAGATCATACAGGGTTAATTCTTTTTCCGTTGGTTTGAGACGCCACAGCCCGCGATCACAGCCAATAAGGATGTCCCCATTTTTCCTATGACATGCGGAATAGCAAAAACTCTTCACCTCGTGTGATGAGATGAGCGTTAATGACCTTGGCACATCCACAAAGGCTACAGTTTTTTCAGGCAGGGCTACAACAAAGAATATAATTACATGAAGACTAATAAGACTAATAAACATGCTCCAAGTATTTATTGTTACATAATATCATTGGCTGCCAACAGATAAAATATCTTTCTTTTACAGCTGATCAAGTAATGCGCATACTGCAAAACCTCTACttgaatgtcacctttatttCTAAAGCCAAAGCTTTACAGCTTTGGCTTTAGAAAATGAATGtaacatttaatttttgaagacatttttattgttttaaagttagaatacgCCATAAAGATGGCTACTATTACATGGTACGGTGTTCCTAAAAAGCTTTTCATCATTTATCAAAACACTCGAAAATTTTTAGGTAAGATCACATCAGGTGAACCACATTATGGTTGAATATGAAAACAATTCTTAAACAAAGTCTTTCTGATTAAAATTAAAGGActccatcaaaataattaataacagtacCACGCTAgcattttataatcaaagtagttccttATTTAAATCGGTTGGACAATTTGACgcatattaaaaatgttttagcaaaaatgctgaggccTACGGTATTGAGGTCGATTTGGTCAAAGCAGAGTGTAAAATATAAGTGATATTAACAACGCTTCGTCcgtaaaagttttaaattcaTCTTTCTTACATTCTGACaagctagttgaaaaatactgCGCCAGCCTCCATTTAAATGCCACCTCTTACTAAGTGCTACTCTaagagaaggattgaaaaatataacgacttggcgttcaaatagaggttttacggtagtttaCTTTTTAATCAACCTTTCTCATTCCTATCGAAACCTGCAATGCGCTACCTATACTAGACCTATATAGTTATGTAATAGACAAACCTGTACTGCCCGGAAATTGGCATGTATTAGCCTTTATTTAACCTCGACTGATATTGATTTGATTTGTATTGCCCGTTAGTTGACCTGTAATGCCCTGTAACTACAACACTTGTCTGATACCTGCTCCTTACTAATACTCGACAGCCTCATTTATGTCTCACagcattgaaataaattgaaccaGCTTCAATCCTACTCAGAAATTACTTGATCAGGTTGAAAAGgcaatatacatgtgcatacatTTCTGGAACATGAGTGCTAAGGCAtacctgaagtttaaaatttgtcCTTTTTATAGGGAACTTAGCCTCTGCAACATGCTTGACATACATAGCCAGCTTCTTCACCCTCACCTTTATATATTAGTCGCTTCATGCGCATCCTGCAACCTATCGGTTCCTTTGCCAGAAGCTGATGAGCATCTCCTTTAAGTTTCTGCCAATGAATGACCTTATACATAGGGTCTCCTCTGATGACTTTACACAATTTTGTGATGAGCGATGAAAAGAGAGTTTGCTTTATCGTCAGCTCTTCATCATAAGCTGCGACTTTGGGTAGAAACTCGTTTCTATATAGTTCCACCTCGTGTATGGCTTGCTCAATATCTATGAGTGATGCATTAGCCTGTGATACCAAAATGCTCTCGTAGAAAAACCAATACATATTTAGTTATCCCCTCATATCGGCAAAGGTCGTTGAagcaatagaaaaaaaatatatataatctgCCCGAGCATCAAAAAGAACCACATTACACATAATTCGAACTGTAGCTGAGTGCACCCAATGGATCATTCTCAATCATCTCTTCATAAAAACATTTCTCTATTTGTGTACTTTTAGGATCTAAAGGAAAACAAGATCGTGAAACAGACGCTTCAACTTTTTCTCTTTGTCTGCACAGCCCTTTCAATATAAGGAAACTAATAACCAGTTCAGGTGTCTCTAATGTGAGCTAACAATAAGGAAACTAATGATCAGTTCAGGTGTCTCTAAAGTGAGCTAACAATAAGGAGACTAATGACCAGTTCAGGTGTCTATAAAGTGAGCTAACAATAAGGAAACTAATGATCAGTTCAGGTGTCTATAAAGTGAGCTAACAATAAGGAAACTAATAATCAGTTCAGATGTCTCTAAAGTGAGCTAACAACAAGGAAACTAATAATCAGTTCAGGTGTCTCTAAAGTGAGCCAACAATAAGGAAACTAATGATCAGTTCAGGTGTCTATAAAGTGAGCTAACAATAAGGAAACTAATGAACAGTTCAGGTGTCTATAAAGTGAGCTAACAATAAGGAGACTAATGACCAGTTCAGGTGTCTATAAAGTGAGCTAACAATAAGGAAACTAATGACCAGTTCAGGTGTCTCTAAAGTGAGCTAACAATAAGGAGACTAATGATCAGTTCAGGTGTCTATAAAGTGAGCCAACAATAAGGAAACTAATGAACAGTTCAGGTGTCTCTAAAGTGAGCCAACAATAAGGAAACTAATGATCAGTTCAGATGTCTATAAAGTGAGCCAACAATAAGGAAACTAATGACCAGTTCAGGTGTCTCTAAAGTGAGCCAACAATAAGGAAACTAATGACCAGTTCAGGTGTCTATAAAGTGAGCCAACAATAAGGAAACTAATGAACAGTTCAGATGTCTCTAAAGTGAGCCAACAATAAGGAAACTAATGACCAGTTCAGATGTCTCTAAAGTGAGCCAACAATAAGGAAACTAATGAACAGTTCAGATGTCTCTAAAGTGAGCCAACAATAAGGAAACTAATGATCAGTTCAGGTGTCTCTAAAGTGAGCCAACAATAAGGAAACTAATGATCAGTTCAGGTGTCTATAAAGTGAGCTAACAATAAGGAGACTAATGACCAGTTCAGGTGTCTATAAAGTGAGCTAACAATAAGGAAACTAATAATCAGTTCAGATGTCTCTAAAGTGAGCTAACAACAAGGAAACTAATAATCAGTTCAGGTGTCTCTAAAGTGAGCCAACAATAAGGAAACTAATGATCAGTTCAGGTGTCTCTAAAGTGAGCTAACAATAAGGAAACTAATGATCAGTTCAGGTGTCTCTAAAAGGAGCTAACAATAAGGAAACTAATGACCAGTTCAGGTGTCTCTAAAGTGAGCTAACAATAAGGAAACTAATGACCAGTTCAGGTGTCTATAAAGTGAGCCAACAATAAGGAAACTAATGAACAGTTCAGGTGTCTCTAAAGTGAGCTAACAATAAGGAAACTATTGATCAGTTCAGGTGTCTATAAAGTGAGCCAACAATAAGGAAACTAATGATCAGTTCAGGTGTCTCTAAAGTGAGCTAACAATAAGGAAACTAATGATCAGTTCAGGTGTCTCTAAAAGGAGCTACCAATAAGGAAACTAATGACCAGTTCAGGTGTCTCTAAAGTGAGCTAACAATAAGGAAACTAATGACCAGTTCAGGTGTCTATAAAGTGAGCCAACAATAAGGAAACTAATGAACAGTTCAGGTGTCTCTAAAGTGAGCTAACAATAAGGAAACTATTGATCAGTTCAGGTGTCTATAAAGTGAGCCAACAATAAGGAAACTAATGAACAGTTCAGATGTCTCTAAAGTGAGCCAACAATAAGGAAACTAATGATCAGTTCAGGTGTCTCTAAAGTGAGCCAACAATAAGGAAACTAATGATCAGTTCAGGTGTGTCTAAAGTGAGCCAACAATAAGGAAACTAATGATCAGTTCAGGTGTCTATAAAGTGAGCTAACAATAAGGAGACTAATGATCAGTTCAGGTGTCTATAAAGTGAGCCAACAATAAGGAAACTAATGAACAGTTCAGGTGTCTCTAAAGTGAGCCAACAATAAGGAGACTAATAATCAGTTCAGGTGTCTATAAAGTGAGCCAACAATAAGGAAACTAATGAACAGTTCAGGTGTCTCTAAAGTGAGCTAACAATAAGGAAACTATTGATCAGTTCAGGTGTCTATAAAGTGAGCCAACAATAAGGAAACTAATGATCAGTTCAGGTGTCTCTAAAGTGAGCTAACAACAAGGAAACTAATGACCAGTTCAGATGTCTCTAAAGTGAGCTAACAATAAGGAGACTAATGACCAGTTCAGATGTCTCTAAAGTGAGCCAACAATAAGGAAACTAATGAACAGTTCAGGTGTCTATAAAGTGAGCCAACAATAAGGAAACTAATGAACAGTTCAGGTGTCTATAAAGTGAGCTAACAATAAGGAAACTAATGAACAGTTCAGATGTCTCTAAAGTGAGCCAACAATAAGGAAACTAGTGACCAGTTCAGATGTCTATAAAGTGAGCTAACAATAAGGAAACTAATGATCAGTTCAGATGTCTCTAAAGTGAGCCAACAATAAGGAAACTAATGACCAGTTCAGGTGTGTCTAAAGTGAGCCAACAATAAGGAAACTAATGAACAGTTCAGATGTCTCTAAAGTGAGCCAACAATAAGGAAACTAATGAACAGTTCAGGTGTCTATAAAGTGAGCCAACAATAAGGAAACTAATGAACAGTTCAGGTGTCTATAAAGTGAGCTAACAATAAGGAAACTAATGAACAGTTCAGGTGTCTATAAAGTGAGCTAACAATAAGGAAACTAATAATCAGTTCAGATGTCTATAAAGTGAGCCAACAATAAGGAAACTAATGAACAGTTCAGGTGTCTCTAAAGTGAGCTAACAATAAGGAAACTAATGAACAGTTCAGGTGTCTATAAAGTGAGCTAACAATAAGGAAACTAATGAACAGTTCAGGTGTCTCTAAAGTGAGCCAACAATAAGGAAACTAATGAACAGTTCAGGTGTCTATAAAGTGAGCTAACAATAAGGAAACTAATGATCAGTTCAGGTGTCTCTAAAGTGAGCCAACAATAAGGAAACTAATGACCAGTTCAGGTGTCTATAAAGTGAGCCAACAATAAGGAAACTAATAATCAGTTCAAGTGTCTGTAAAGTGAGCCAACAATAAGGAAACTAATGATCAGTTCAGATGTCTATAAAGTGAGCTAACAATAAGGAAACTAATGACCAGTTCAGGTGTCTATAAAGTGAGCTAACAATAAGGAAACTAATAGTCAGTTCAGATGTCTATAAAGTGAGCCAACAATAAGGAAACTAATGATCAGTTCAGATGTCTATAAAGTGAGCTAACAATAAGGAAACTAATGACCAGTTCAGGTGTCTATAAAGTGAGCTAACAATAAGGAAACTAATAGTCAGTTCAGATGTCTATAAAGTGACCTAACAATAAGGAAACTAATGACCAGTTCAGGTGTCTATAAAGTGAGCTAACAATAAGGAAACTAATAATCAGTTCAGGTGTCTCTAAAGTGAGCTAACAATAAGGAAACTAATGAACAGTTCAGGTGTCTATAAAGTGAGCTAACAATAAGGAAACTAATAATCAGTTCAGATGTCTATAAAGTGAGCCAACAATAAGGAAACTAATGAACAGTTCAGGTGTCTCTAAAGTGAGCTAACAATAAGGAAACTAATAATCAGTTCAGGTGTCTCTAAAGTGAGCTAACAATAAGGAAACTAATGAACAGTTCAGATGTCTCTAAAGTGAGCCAACAATAAGGAAACTAATAATCAGTTCAAGTGTCTGTAAAGTGAGctaacaaaaaactatttagtCACTATTATTAGTTGTCTTTTTGAAATTTTAGATTGACAGTACAGACTTTAGTACAGTGTTTCTTGTTAGTCATTCTTTAGGAAGGCAATGTGTGTTAGTCTACATATGTTACAGTGTATCTTGTTAGTCATTATTTAGGAAGGTAATGCGTATCAGTATACATATGGTACAGTGGACCTTGTTAGTCAATCTCTAGGATGGCAATGCGAGTTAGTCTCAAATTACAACCAGCCACTCATGGATCATATTTTGGCTTTTTAGTTTTTGAGTCTTCTAAGACACAGATGAATCATCCCTTACTTCCTGCTGTTTAAATTTTTCTATGTCATTCAGGGAGCGAGTGCACAACTCTTCAGCTTCATCTAAC
It encodes the following:
- the LOC137408555 gene encoding uncharacterized protein isoform X1, giving the protein MDGLSLPKYRNQRCSFCCELTQNMVNIMVLPCKHISCKPCMDEYSLVCHDREMKCSQCSRTFTLSQLEEDVADESQADNLKCDEEGCGENPAISYRILCDKKCCISHVQKHELQHAGDVTSIDEHGRLALQKVVFSDIHSGEQLQKACQKRCRLECAECQTSEELCPGTDSKHVFEAITAVAEARTADYRKLVDLLQARVSEICKLMKEAWNKLDEAEELCTRSLNDIEKFKQQEANASLIDIEQAIHEVELYRNEFLPKVAAYDEELTIKQTLFSSLITKLCKVIRGDPMYKVIHWQKLKGDAHQLLAKEPIGCRMRMKRLIYKALPEKTVAFVDVPRSLTLISSHEVKSFCYSACHRKNGDILIGCDRGLWRLKPTEKELTLYDLPMRRVSSIVERNDHVYVLHEHASLCIVDVFEHDMSGRRELFSYANTSGRLSSMTVSDKFILAYSPSLAPHKRQIILHNISESLTNSQYGSPPARSLFLPDGSLAVVRIDELRLCRLQGIEFETVWSCKNLDHLHRVTLDSNGLLWAPTYDKAKMYIISPQGERLGTITDLPSFIGDVSIQGDQIAVSTWQNNCLNLYTINYI
- the LOC137408555 gene encoding uncharacterized protein isoform X2, giving the protein MDGLSLPKYRNQRCSFCCELTQNMVNIMVLPCKHISCKPCMDEYSLVCHDREMKCSQCSRTFTLSQLEEDVADESQADNLKCDEEGCGENPAISYRILCDKKCCISHVQKHELQHAGDVTSIDEHGRLALQKVVFSDIHSGEQLQKACQKRCRLECAECQTSEELCPGTDSKHVFEAITAVAEARTADYRKLVDLLQARVSEICKLMKEAWNKLDEAEELCTRSLNDIEKFKQQEANASLIDIEQAIHEVELYRNEFLPKVAAYDEELTIKQTLFSSLITKLCKVIRGDPMYKVIHWQKLKGDAHQLLAKEPIGCRMRMKRLIYKALPEKTVAFVDVPRSLTLISSHEVKSFCYSACHRKNGDILIGCDRGLWRLKPTEKELTLYDLPMRRVSSIVERNDHVYVLHEHASLCIVDVFEHDMSGRRELFSYANTSGRLSSMTFSGCTDR
- the LOC137408555 gene encoding uncharacterized protein isoform X3 — its product is MDGLSLPKYRNQRCSFCCELTQNMVNIMVLPCKHISCKPCMDEYSLVCHDREMKCSQCSRTFTLSQLEEDVADESQADNLKCDEEGCGENPAISYRILCDKKCCISHVQKHELQHAGDVTSIDEHGRLALQKVVFSDIHSGEQLQKACQKRCRLECAECQTSEELCPGTDSKHVFEAITAVAEARTADYRKLVDLLQARVSEICKLMKEAWNKLDEAEELCTRSLNDIEKFKQQEANASLIDIEQAIHEVELYRNEFLPKVAAYDEELTIKQTLFSSLITKLCKVIRGDPMYKVIHWQKLKGDAHQLLAKEPIGCRMRMKRLIYKALPEKTVAFVDVPRSLTLISSHEVKSFCYSACHRKNGDILIGCDRGLWRLKPTEKELTLYDLPMRRVSSIVERNDHVYVLHEHASLCIVDVFEHDMSGRRELFSYANTSGRLSSMTRLYG